A window from Streptomyces subrutilus encodes these proteins:
- the fabG gene encoding 3-oxoacyl-[acyl-carrier-protein] reductase, translating into MSRSVLVTGGNRGIGLAIARAFAEAGDKVAITYRSGEPPEALTSLGVLAVRCDITDSDQVEQAYKQIEDAHGAVEVLVANAGITKDTLLMRMSEEDFASVVDTNLTGTFRVVKRANRGMLRAKKGRVVLISSVVGLLGSAGQANYAASKAALVGFARSLARELGSRNITFNVVAPGFVDTDMTKVLTDEQRAGIVGQVPLGRYAQPEEIAAAVSFLASDDAAYITGAVIPVDGGLGMGH; encoded by the coding sequence TTGAGCCGCTCGGTTCTCGTCACCGGAGGAAACCGGGGCATCGGCCTCGCCATCGCCCGTGCCTTCGCGGAGGCCGGAGACAAGGTCGCGATCACGTACCGCTCGGGAGAGCCGCCGGAGGCGCTCACCTCGCTCGGCGTCCTGGCGGTCCGTTGCGACATCACCGACTCCGACCAGGTGGAGCAGGCCTACAAGCAGATCGAGGACGCCCACGGCGCCGTCGAGGTGCTGGTGGCCAACGCCGGCATCACCAAGGACACCCTGCTGATGCGGATGTCCGAGGAGGACTTCGCCTCGGTCGTCGACACCAACCTCACGGGTACCTTCCGGGTGGTCAAGCGGGCGAACCGTGGCATGCTCCGTGCCAAGAAGGGCCGCGTCGTCCTGATCTCCTCGGTGGTCGGGCTGCTGGGCTCGGCGGGACAGGCCAACTACGCCGCCTCCAAGGCGGCGCTGGTCGGCTTCGCCCGCTCGCTCGCCCGTGAACTCGGCTCGCGCAACATCACCTTCAACGTGGTCGCCCCCGGCTTCGTGGACACCGACATGACGAAGGTGCTCACGGACGAGCAGCGCGCCGGCATCGTGGGCCAGGTGCCGCTCGGCCGGTACGCGCAGCCCGAGGAGATCGCGGCCGCCGTCAGCTTCCTGGCGTCCGACGACGCCGCGTACATCACCGGAGCCGTCATTCCCGTTGACGGCGGATTGGGCATGGGTCACTGA
- a CDS encoding CynX/NimT family MFS transporter, with amino-acid sequence MSDEDIQTLNRPQVVRTPADQRLPVPAHVAPTWLGPVLIVGIVLAALNLRPAITSLGALFEETRTGLGMSGTVAGLVTSVPALCFAVFGVTAPRLSRRFGPAAVVCAGMAAVAAGLLIRPFADNAVGFLAASALSLAGIALTNVLLPVIVKRYFPDRVGTMTGLYSMALAAGTSLAAAATVPLTDALGGSWRTGLLVWAVLALAAVLPWLPVARASRRAERAAAQASADGPAARTDAGPRIVRSRTAWALACYFGLQATGAYVTMGWLPQIFRDAGVSASTAGVLLAVTMVMGVPLAFVIPGLAARMRNQGAIAAVLGVFGLAGYLGLYLAPAAGAWAWALLLGISNCAFPLVITMIGLRAKSPAGVVKLSAFAQSTGYLISIPGPLLIGTLYQHSGGWDLPLALMAALLVPQIALGVLAGRDRTIEDECGVRD; translated from the coding sequence ATGTCCGACGAAGATATCCAGACCCTGAACCGCCCGCAGGTCGTGCGCACCCCCGCCGACCAGCGCCTTCCCGTCCCCGCCCACGTCGCCCCGACGTGGCTCGGTCCGGTGCTCATCGTCGGAATCGTGTTGGCCGCCCTCAACCTGCGGCCCGCCATCACCAGCCTCGGCGCCCTCTTCGAGGAGACCCGCACGGGCCTCGGCATGAGCGGCACCGTCGCCGGCCTGGTCACCTCCGTCCCGGCCCTGTGCTTCGCCGTCTTCGGCGTCACCGCCCCCCGGCTCTCCCGCCGCTTCGGCCCCGCCGCCGTCGTCTGCGCCGGCATGGCCGCCGTCGCCGCGGGCCTGCTGATCCGGCCCTTCGCCGACAACGCCGTCGGCTTCCTCGCCGCCAGCGCGCTCTCCCTGGCCGGCATAGCCCTGACCAACGTGCTGCTGCCGGTCATCGTCAAGCGCTACTTCCCCGACCGCGTCGGCACCATGACCGGCCTCTACTCCATGGCCCTGGCCGCCGGCACCTCCCTCGCCGCCGCCGCGACCGTCCCGCTCACCGACGCCCTCGGCGGCAGCTGGCGCACCGGCCTGCTGGTCTGGGCCGTGCTCGCGCTGGCCGCCGTACTGCCCTGGCTGCCCGTCGCCCGCGCGTCCCGCCGGGCCGAGCGGGCGGCGGCCCAGGCGTCCGCCGACGGGCCCGCCGCACGGACCGACGCCGGCCCGCGCATCGTCCGCAGCCGCACCGCCTGGGCCCTGGCCTGCTACTTCGGCCTCCAGGCCACCGGCGCGTACGTCACCATGGGCTGGCTCCCGCAGATCTTCCGCGACGCCGGGGTCTCCGCCTCCACGGCCGGCGTGCTCCTCGCCGTCACCATGGTCATGGGCGTCCCGCTCGCCTTCGTCATCCCCGGCCTGGCCGCCCGGATGAGGAACCAGGGCGCCATCGCCGCCGTCCTCGGCGTCTTCGGCCTCGCCGGCTACCTCGGGCTCTACCTCGCCCCCGCCGCCGGCGCCTGGGCCTGGGCCCTGCTGCTCGGCATCTCGAACTGCGCCTTCCCCCTCGTCATCACGATGATCGGACTGCGCGCCAAGTCCCCGGCCGGCGTCGTCAAGCTCTCCGCCTTCGCCCAGAGCACCGGCTACCTCATCTCCATCCCCGGCCCGCTCCTCATCGGCACCCTCTACCAGCACAGCGGCGGCTGGGACCTCCCGCTCGCCCTGATGGCCGCCCTGCTCGTCCCGCAGATCGCCCTGGGCGTGCTGGCGGGCCGGGACCGGACGATCGAGGACGAATGCGGCGTGCGAGACTGA
- a CDS encoding DUF3099 domain-containing protein: MGLAEDVRGRQRRYVISMVIRTLSVIATVVLWNVERPVAIVTLVAGALLPYVAVVIANAGRESAPSLPSHFVPAPVHPALEAGNLKKSSDQS; this comes from the coding sequence ATGGGCCTCGCCGAGGACGTGCGCGGACGTCAGCGCCGGTACGTGATCTCCATGGTCATCCGGACGCTGTCGGTCATCGCGACCGTCGTGCTGTGGAACGTGGAGCGTCCCGTGGCGATCGTGACGCTGGTGGCGGGGGCGCTGCTGCCGTACGTCGCCGTGGTCATCGCCAACGCGGGGCGGGAGTCGGCGCCGTCGCTGCCCTCGCACTTCGTTCCCGCCCCTGTGCACCCCGCCCTGGAGGCGGGAAACCTCAAGAAGAGCTCAGATCAATCGTGA
- a CDS encoding TldD/PmbA family protein gives MPHSIDAAFTALPLRALADAALARARALGAEHADFRLERIRSASWRLRDAKPSGGSDSTDLGFAVRVVHGGSWGFASGVDLTMDAAAKVASQAVAMAKLSAQVIRAAGSDERVELADEPVHADKTWISAYDVDPFGVPDSEKAALLADWSARLLAAEGVAHVDASLLAVHENKFYADTSGTSTTQQRVRVHPQLTAVAVDATTGEFDSMRTIAPPAGRGWEYLTGTGWDWGAELERIPGLLAEKMRAPSVEAGRYDLVVDPSNLWLTIHESIGHATELDRALGYEAAYAGTSFATFDQLGALKYGSSIMNVTGDRTAEHGLATIGYDDEGVAAQSWDLVKDGTLVGYQLDRRIAKLTGLGRSNGCAYADSPGHVPVQRMANVSLRPDPGGLSTEDLIGGVERGIYVVGDRSWSIDMQRYNFQFTGQRFFRIENGRLAGQLRDVAYQATTTDFWGSMEKVGGPQTYVLGGAFNCGKAQPGQVASVSHGCPSALFRDVNILNTTQEAGR, from the coding sequence GTGCCCCATTCCATCGACGCGGCCTTCACCGCGCTGCCCCTGCGGGCGCTCGCCGACGCGGCGCTCGCCCGGGCCCGCGCGCTGGGCGCCGAGCATGCCGACTTCCGGCTGGAGCGGATCCGCAGCGCCTCCTGGCGGTTGCGGGACGCCAAGCCCTCCGGCGGCTCCGACAGCACCGACCTCGGATTCGCGGTCCGGGTGGTGCACGGGGGCAGTTGGGGGTTCGCCTCCGGCGTCGACCTGACCATGGACGCCGCCGCCAAGGTGGCCTCGCAGGCCGTGGCCATGGCGAAGCTGTCCGCCCAGGTGATCAGGGCGGCCGGGTCGGACGAACGGGTGGAGCTCGCCGACGAGCCGGTGCACGCCGACAAGACGTGGATCTCCGCCTACGACGTGGACCCCTTCGGGGTGCCGGACTCCGAGAAGGCCGCCCTGCTCGCCGACTGGAGCGCGCGGCTGCTGGCGGCCGAGGGGGTCGCGCACGTGGACGCCTCGCTCCTCGCCGTCCACGAGAACAAGTTCTACGCCGACACCTCGGGCACCTCGACGACGCAGCAGCGCGTGCGCGTGCACCCGCAGCTGACGGCCGTCGCCGTCGACGCCACCACCGGCGAGTTCGACTCCATGCGCACCATCGCCCCGCCCGCCGGGCGCGGCTGGGAGTACCTGACCGGCACCGGCTGGGACTGGGGCGCGGAGCTGGAGCGCATCCCCGGCCTGCTGGCGGAGAAGATGCGGGCCCCGAGCGTCGAGGCCGGGCGCTACGACCTGGTCGTGGACCCCTCCAACCTGTGGCTGACCATCCACGAGTCCATCGGCCACGCCACCGAGCTCGACCGGGCGCTGGGCTACGAGGCGGCGTACGCGGGGACCTCCTTCGCCACCTTCGACCAGCTGGGCGCGCTCAAGTACGGCTCCTCGATCATGAACGTGACGGGCGACCGCACGGCCGAGCACGGCCTGGCGACGATCGGCTACGACGACGAGGGCGTGGCGGCCCAGAGCTGGGACCTGGTCAAGGACGGCACCCTGGTCGGCTACCAGCTGGACCGGCGGATCGCGAAGCTGACCGGCCTCGGGCGCTCCAACGGCTGCGCGTACGCCGACTCCCCCGGGCACGTGCCCGTGCAGCGCATGGCGAACGTCTCGCTCCGGCCGGATCCGGGCGGGCTCTCGACGGAGGACCTGATCGGCGGGGTGGAGCGCGGGATCTACGTGGTCGGCGACCGGTCCTGGTCGATCGACATGCAGCGCTACAACTTCCAGTTCACCGGACAGCGCTTCTTCCGCATCGAGAACGGCCGGCTGGCCGGGCAGCTGCGCGACGTGGCGTACCAGGCCACGACCACCGATTTCTGGGGCTCGATGGAGAAGGTCGGCGGCCCGCAGACCTACGTCCTGGGCGGCGCCTTCAACTGCGGCAAGGCCCAGCCGGGCCAGGTCGCGTCGGTCTCGCACGGCTGCCCGTCCGCGCTGTTCCGCGACGTGAACATCCTGAACACCACGCAGGAGGCCGGCCGATGA
- the moaA gene encoding GTP 3',8-cyclase MoaA, which produces MLLDTYGRVATDLRVSLTDRCNLRCTYCMPEEGLQWLGKSDLLSDDEIVRLIRIAVTRLGITEVRFTGGEPLLRPGLVGIVERCAALEPRPRMSLTTNGIGLKRTAQALKAAGLDRVNVSLDTLRPDVFKTLTRRDRHRDVIDGMAAAREAGLTPVKVNAVLMPGLNDDEAPDLLAWAVENAYELRFIEQMPLDAQHGWKREGMITAGDILRSLRTRFTLTEEGADERGSAPAERWLVDGGPATVGVIASVTRPFCGACDRTRLTADGQVRTCLFATEESDLRAALRSGQPDEEIARLWKVAMWGKKAGSGLDDPSFLQPDRPMSAIGG; this is translated from the coding sequence GTGCTTCTCGACACGTATGGCCGCGTGGCCACTGACCTGCGCGTCTCGCTCACCGACCGGTGCAACCTGCGCTGTACGTACTGCATGCCCGAGGAGGGATTGCAGTGGCTCGGGAAGTCGGACCTGCTCAGTGACGACGAGATCGTCCGGCTGATCCGCATCGCCGTCACCCGGCTCGGGATCACCGAGGTCCGCTTCACCGGCGGCGAGCCGCTGCTGCGCCCCGGCCTGGTCGGGATCGTCGAGCGCTGCGCCGCGCTGGAGCCCCGCCCCCGGATGTCGCTCACGACCAACGGCATCGGCCTCAAGCGCACCGCGCAGGCCCTCAAGGCCGCCGGCCTGGACCGGGTGAACGTCTCCCTGGACACCCTGCGGCCCGACGTCTTCAAGACCCTCACCCGGCGCGACCGCCACCGCGACGTCATCGACGGCATGGCGGCCGCCCGCGAGGCCGGCCTCACCCCGGTGAAGGTCAACGCCGTGCTGATGCCCGGGCTCAACGACGACGAGGCACCCGACCTGCTCGCCTGGGCCGTGGAGAACGCCTACGAGCTCCGCTTCATCGAGCAGATGCCCCTCGACGCCCAGCACGGCTGGAAGCGCGAGGGCATGATCACCGCCGGGGACATCCTCCGGTCCCTGCGCACCCGCTTCACCCTCACCGAGGAAGGCGCCGACGAGCGCGGCTCCGCGCCCGCCGAGCGCTGGCTCGTCGACGGAGGCCCGGCCACCGTCGGCGTCATCGCCTCGGTCACCCGGCCCTTCTGCGGGGCCTGCGACCGCACCCGGCTCACCGCCGACGGCCAGGTCCGCACGTGCCTGTTCGCCACCGAGGAGTCCGACCTGCGGGCCGCGCTGCGCTCGGGGCAGCCGGACGAGGAGATCGCCCGGCTGTGGAAGGTGGCGATGTGGGGCAAGAAGGCCGGATCCGGCCTCGACGACCCGTCCTTCCTCCAGCCCGACCGCCCGATGTCGGCGATCGGCGGCTGA
- a CDS encoding FadR/GntR family transcriptional regulator, translating into MPLTSPRRSALVDQVIAQLRNQITSGEWPVGFRIPTEPELVELFGVARNTVREAVRALAHNGLLDIRQGSGTYVIATSELAGVMHRRFAGAEPRHIAELRSTLESSGARLAAERRTERDLAQLDALLARREEAWASGDTERFVAADVSLHMAVVTASHNDVLIELYADLGDLVADWLRGDVGAVLDPAAHLDHARLIDAIRRGDGDAAASEAAGYPFVCLSRGRAVPSG; encoded by the coding sequence ATGCCGCTGACCTCGCCCCGCCGCTCCGCGCTCGTCGACCAGGTGATCGCCCAGCTGCGGAACCAGATCACCTCCGGCGAGTGGCCGGTCGGCTTCCGCATCCCGACGGAACCGGAGCTCGTCGAGCTCTTCGGCGTCGCCCGCAACACCGTCCGCGAGGCCGTGCGGGCCCTGGCCCACAACGGGCTGCTCGACATCCGCCAGGGCTCGGGCACCTACGTCATCGCGACGAGCGAGCTGGCCGGGGTGATGCACCGCCGCTTCGCGGGCGCCGAGCCGCGGCACATCGCGGAACTGCGCTCGACCCTGGAGTCCTCGGGGGCCCGGCTGGCGGCGGAGCGGCGGACCGAGCGGGACCTGGCCCAGCTCGACGCGCTGCTGGCGCGGCGCGAGGAGGCCTGGGCGAGCGGGGACACCGAGCGCTTCGTGGCGGCGGACGTGAGCCTGCACATGGCGGTGGTGACCGCCTCGCACAACGACGTGCTGATCGAGCTGTACGCGGACCTCGGCGACCTGGTCGCGGACTGGTTGCGGGGCGACGTGGGCGCGGTGCTCGACCCCGCGGCCCACCTGGACCACGCCCGCCTGATCGACGCGATCCGGCGCGGGGACGGCGACGCGGCCGCCTCGGAGGCCGCCGGGTACCCCTTCGTCTGCCTGAGCCGCGGGCGGGCCGTCCCCTCCGGCTGA
- a CDS encoding SGM_5486 family transporter-associated protein: MSPVLEPNPQNGRRKLGLVFGAMMLVTVVIAIIATIASP; the protein is encoded by the coding sequence ATGTCGCCCGTACTTGAACCGAACCCGCAGAACGGCCGCCGCAAGCTCGGCCTCGTCTTCGGCGCGATGATGCTGGTGACCGTGGTCATCGCGATCATCGCGACCATCGCCTCCCCCTGA
- the fabI gene encoding enoyl-ACP reductase FabI has translation MSGILEGKRVLITGVLMESSIAFHTARLAQEQGAEVILTAFPRPTLTERIARKLPKPAKVIELDVTNDEHLARLEGLVRAELGGLDGVVHSIGFAPQDALGGNFLNTPFESVATAMHVSAFSLKSLTMACKPLFPENEGAAVVGLTFDAQFAWPQYDWMGPAKAALEATSRYLARDLGKEKIRCNLVSAGPIGSMAAKSIPGFTELADVWNHRSPMEWDMSDPEPAGKGVVALLSDWFPKTTGEIVHVDGGLHAMGA, from the coding sequence ATGAGCGGAATCCTCGAGGGCAAGCGCGTCCTCATCACCGGAGTGCTGATGGAGTCCTCCATCGCGTTCCACACCGCCCGCCTCGCCCAGGAGCAGGGCGCCGAGGTCATCCTCACCGCCTTCCCGCGGCCGACGCTGACGGAGCGCATCGCCCGCAAGCTGCCCAAGCCCGCCAAGGTCATCGAGCTCGACGTCACCAACGACGAGCACCTCGCGCGCCTGGAGGGCCTGGTCCGCGCCGAGCTCGGCGGCCTCGACGGCGTCGTCCACTCGATCGGCTTCGCACCGCAGGACGCCCTCGGCGGCAACTTCCTGAACACCCCGTTCGAGTCGGTCGCGACCGCCATGCACGTCTCGGCGTTCTCGCTGAAGTCGCTGACCATGGCCTGCAAGCCGCTCTTCCCGGAGAACGAGGGCGCCGCGGTCGTCGGCCTCACCTTCGACGCGCAGTTCGCGTGGCCGCAGTACGACTGGATGGGCCCGGCCAAGGCCGCGCTGGAGGCCACCAGCCGCTACCTCGCCCGCGACCTGGGCAAGGAGAAGATCCGCTGCAACCTGGTCTCGGCCGGTCCGATCGGCTCCATGGCCGCGAAGTCGATCCCCGGCTTCACGGAACTGGCGGACGTCTGGAACCACCGCTCCCCGATGGAGTGGGACATGAGCGACCCGGAGCCGGCGGGCAAGGGCGTCGTGGCCCTGCTCTCGGACTGGTTCCCCAAGACCACCGGTGAGATCGTCCACGTGGACGGCGGTCTGCACGCGATGGGTGCCTGA
- the tyrS gene encoding tyrosine--tRNA ligase produces the protein MTDIVDELKWRGLFAQSTDEEALRKAFADGPVTFYCGFDPTAASLHVGHLVQVLTVRRLQQAGHRPLALVGGATGQIGDPRPTAERTLNDPETIANWVARLRTQIEPFLSFEGENAALMVNNLDWTAGLSAIEFLRDIGKHFRVNKMLTKDSVARRLESDQGISYTEFSYQLLQGMDFLELYRRYGCVLQQGGSDQWGNLTAGLDLIHRLEPGAHVHALATPLMVKADGTKFGKSESGAVWLDPEMTTPYAFYQFWLNVDDRDISTYLRILSFRTREELEELEAQTAERPQARAAQRALAEELTTLVHGAGQCAAVIAASKALFGQGELAELDEATLAAALSELPHARVAELGQVVDLFAETGLVASKSAGRRTVKEGGAYVNNVKVTAEDAVPGAQDLLHGRWLVLRRGKKNLAAVEVTGA, from the coding sequence GTGACGGACATCGTCGACGAACTGAAGTGGCGCGGGCTGTTCGCCCAGTCCACCGACGAAGAAGCGCTGCGCAAGGCGTTCGCGGACGGTCCTGTCACGTTCTATTGCGGCTTCGACCCGACCGCGGCCTCGCTGCACGTCGGGCACCTGGTCCAGGTCCTGACCGTGCGCCGGCTCCAGCAGGCCGGGCACCGGCCGCTGGCGCTGGTCGGCGGGGCCACCGGGCAGATCGGCGACCCGCGGCCGACGGCCGAGCGGACGCTGAACGACCCGGAGACCATCGCGAACTGGGTGGCCCGGCTGCGCACCCAGATCGAGCCGTTCCTGTCCTTCGAGGGCGAGAACGCCGCGCTCATGGTCAACAACCTGGACTGGACGGCGGGCCTGTCCGCCATCGAGTTCCTGCGGGACATCGGCAAGCACTTCCGCGTCAACAAGATGCTGACGAAGGACTCGGTCGCGCGCCGGCTGGAGTCCGACCAGGGCATCAGCTACACCGAGTTCAGCTACCAGCTGCTCCAGGGCATGGACTTCCTGGAGCTGTACCGGCGCTACGGCTGCGTGCTCCAGCAGGGCGGCTCGGACCAGTGGGGCAACCTGACGGCCGGGCTCGACCTGATCCACCGGTTGGAGCCGGGGGCGCACGTGCACGCGCTGGCGACCCCGCTGATGGTCAAGGCGGACGGCACCAAGTTCGGCAAGTCCGAGAGCGGGGCCGTCTGGCTGGACCCGGAGATGACCACGCCGTACGCGTTCTACCAGTTCTGGCTGAACGTGGACGACCGGGACATCTCCACGTACCTGCGCATCCTCTCCTTCCGGACCCGGGAGGAGCTGGAGGAGCTGGAGGCGCAGACCGCCGAGCGGCCGCAGGCGCGGGCCGCGCAGCGGGCGCTGGCGGAGGAGCTGACCACGCTGGTGCACGGGGCGGGCCAGTGCGCGGCCGTGATCGCCGCGTCGAAGGCGCTGTTCGGGCAGGGCGAGCTGGCGGAGCTGGACGAGGCCACGCTGGCGGCGGCCCTCTCGGAGCTGCCGCACGCGCGGGTCGCGGAGCTGGGCCAGGTCGTGGACCTGTTCGCGGAGACGGGGCTGGTGGCGAGCAAGTCGGCCGGGCGTCGGACCGTGAAGGAGGGCGGTGCCTACGTGAACAACGTGAAGGTGACCGCCGAGGACGCGGTCCCCGGCGCTCAGGACCTGCTGCACGGGCGGTGGCTGGTGCTGCGCCGGGGCAAGAAGAACCTGGCCGCGGTGGAGGTCACGGGCGCCTGA
- a CDS encoding metallopeptidase TldD-related protein has translation MSRTKPHEIVERALELSTADGCVVIADEESSANLRWAGNALTTNGVTRGRTLTVIATVDGGEGTASGVVTRSAVTAADLEPLVRAAEAAARGAGPAEDAQPLVTGTPASPDFADGPAETSSAVFADFAPALGEAFARARAGGRELYGFAHHQLVSTYVGTSTGLRLRHDQPNGTLELNAKSPDRQRSAWAGRATRDFKDVDPTVLDAELAVRLGWAERRIELPAGRYETLLPPTAVADLLIYQMWSAAARDAAEGRTVFSRPGGGTRVGDRLSPLPLTLRSDPDAPGLESAPFVIAHSSGDDASVFDNGLPVPATEWIANGELARLTTTRHSAALTGLPLSPAFGNLILDGGGDRSLEEMVAGTERGLLLTCLWYIREVDPATLLLTGLTRDGVYLVEDGQVVGEVNNFRFNESPVDLLSRATEAGRTERTLPREWGDWFTRAAMPALRVPDFNMSSVSKGV, from the coding sequence ATGAGCCGAACCAAGCCGCACGAGATCGTCGAGCGCGCGCTGGAGCTGTCCACGGCGGACGGCTGCGTCGTCATCGCGGACGAGGAGTCGAGCGCCAACCTGCGCTGGGCCGGCAACGCCCTCACCACCAACGGCGTCACCCGAGGCCGGACCCTGACGGTCATCGCCACGGTCGACGGCGGGGAGGGCACCGCGTCGGGCGTCGTCACCCGCTCCGCGGTCACCGCCGCGGACCTTGAGCCGCTGGTCCGGGCCGCCGAGGCGGCCGCGCGGGGCGCGGGTCCGGCCGAGGACGCGCAGCCGCTGGTGACCGGGACCCCGGCCTCGCCGGACTTCGCCGACGGGCCGGCCGAGACCTCCTCGGCGGTGTTCGCGGACTTCGCGCCGGCCCTCGGCGAGGCCTTCGCCCGGGCCCGCGCGGGCGGCCGGGAGCTGTACGGCTTCGCCCACCACCAGCTGGTCTCCACGTACGTGGGCACCTCGACGGGGCTGCGGCTGCGGCACGACCAGCCGAACGGGACGCTGGAGCTCAACGCGAAGTCCCCGGACCGGCAGCGCTCGGCGTGGGCCGGACGCGCCACCCGGGACTTCAAGGACGTGGACCCGACCGTGCTGGACGCGGAGCTGGCCGTGCGGCTCGGCTGGGCGGAGCGGCGGATCGAGCTCCCCGCCGGCCGGTACGAGACGCTGCTGCCGCCCACGGCCGTCGCGGACCTGCTGATCTACCAGATGTGGTCGGCGGCGGCCCGGGACGCGGCCGAGGGCCGTACGGTCTTCTCCCGGCCCGGGGGCGGCACCCGGGTCGGCGACCGGCTGTCCCCGCTCCCGCTGACGCTGCGCAGCGACCCGGACGCGCCGGGGCTGGAGTCGGCGCCGTTCGTGATCGCGCACAGCTCCGGCGACGACGCCTCGGTCTTCGACAACGGCCTGCCGGTCCCCGCCACCGAGTGGATCGCCAACGGCGAGCTGGCCCGGCTGACGACGACCCGGCACAGCGCGGCGCTGACCGGGCTGCCGCTCTCCCCGGCCTTCGGGAACCTGATCCTGGACGGGGGCGGCGACCGGTCGCTGGAGGAGATGGTCGCGGGCACGGAGCGCGGCCTGCTGCTGACCTGCCTGTGGTACATCCGCGAGGTGGACCCGGCCACGCTGCTGCTCACCGGGCTGACCCGGGACGGCGTCTACCTGGTGGAGGACGGGCAGGTCGTCGGGGAGGTCAACAACTTCCGGTTCAACGAGTCCCCGGTGGACCTGCTGTCGCGGGCGACCGAGGCGGGGCGGACCGAGAGGACCCTGCCGCGGGAGTGGGGCGACTGGTTCACCCGGGCCGCGATGCCCGCGCTGCGCGTGCCGGACTTCAACATGAGCTCGGTCAGCAAGGGAGTCTGA
- a CDS encoding GlsB/YeaQ/YmgE family stress response membrane protein, translating to MSWLWAIIVGFVLGLIARAILPGKQHQPIWLTTIFGILGAVLGNAVATWIGVNDTKGIDWIRHLLQLAGAVVIVGLGDVVYNALRGNRRQTI from the coding sequence ATGAGTTGGTTGTGGGCGATCATCGTCGGTTTCGTGCTGGGCCTGATTGCCCGCGCCATCCTGCCGGGCAAGCAGCACCAGCCGATCTGGCTCACCACGATCTTCGGCATCCTCGGCGCCGTCCTCGGCAACGCCGTCGCCACCTGGATCGGCGTCAACGACACCAAGGGCATCGACTGGATCCGGCACCTGCTGCAACTGGCCGGAGCCGTCGTCATCGTCGGCCTCGGCGACGTCGTCTACAACGCGCTCCGGGGCAACAGGCGCCAGACGATCTAG